One part of the Candidatus Binatus sp. genome encodes these proteins:
- a CDS encoding LON peptidase substrate-binding domain-containing protein yields MAALPTIIPIFPLPNLVLFPGLSVPLHIFEPRYREMIADVADLHGMIGMALLKGDRQRDYHAFPDIFEVGCAGKIGSLIKLADGRYNLVLEGVGEFRIVREIRDRSYRQAEVNWCPVRPDALDCDAETMDALREMLFSYLGEAAHEAWRAIVEQRGLRGAALINFLCFHLDVTPLEKQTMLEALTHRVDCLLDVLTFKLEERKRGPAGTSGGPDTVQ; encoded by the coding sequence GTGGCTGCATTACCCACTATCATTCCTATCTTTCCGTTGCCGAACCTCGTGTTGTTTCCCGGGTTGAGCGTACCTCTGCATATTTTCGAGCCGCGCTATCGCGAGATGATCGCCGACGTCGCCGACTTGCACGGGATGATCGGGATGGCGCTGCTCAAGGGCGACCGGCAACGCGACTACCACGCCTTTCCGGATATTTTCGAGGTCGGATGCGCGGGAAAAATCGGCAGTCTCATCAAGCTTGCCGACGGACGCTACAACCTGGTCCTCGAGGGCGTTGGCGAGTTTCGCATCGTGCGCGAAATTCGCGATCGCTCGTATCGGCAGGCGGAGGTGAATTGGTGTCCGGTTCGGCCCGACGCGCTCGATTGCGACGCCGAGACGATGGATGCGCTGCGCGAGATGCTGTTCAGCTATCTGGGCGAGGCCGCGCATGAGGCTTGGCGCGCGATCGTTGAGCAGCGCGGCCTGCGCGGCGCCGCGCTGATCAACTTCCTGTGCTTTCATCTCGACGTCACGCCGCTCGAGAAGCAAACGATGCTCGAAGCGCTTACGCATCGTGTTGATTGCCTGCTCGACGTACTGACCTTCAAGCTCGAGGAGCGCAAGCGCGGGCCTGCGGGCACCAGTGGCGGGCCCGACACCGTCCAATAG